One region of Oryza sativa Japonica Group chromosome 10, ASM3414082v1 genomic DNA includes:
- the LOC107279075 gene encoding uncharacterized protein, with protein MWDPLVIQKKCGATDIWGPPPSLPSLFLPPSSLRPSFGRRQAAAARKLGPERRWLDGRAGGGGAQVRGATGGRGGRTPPSRGAARHGGAQGGRARAPGAFSSCFTTASKATLPLVSTVSARIFEPPFSSCRPMPGAYCATWIGLWFSSLSTSSSSSSSSATSASGSNAKRRSRKEPNELIKKPPLPGPGSDQGKASMCGLYNSSRGRGSATQFQSSVFSMEEILHTTNNFSPALKIGQGDFGAVYRGVLPDGIFVVVKCAKLRAPGAFSPCFTTASKATLPLALTVSARIFEPLFSSRRPMPSGHCATWISGKALPSPKSSGHRGTNPPRFPYDGTGLEGPEGFAAAAASDCADSPPYRSGPHLRAAAARSRRPPLASAARHRPKGRRGERERREGGRRKED; from the exons atgtgggacccattagtcattcaaaaaaaatgtggggCCACCGACATATGgggccctcctccctctctcccatctctctttctccccccttcttcCCTTCGGCCTAGCTTCggccggcggcaggcggcggcggcgcgcaagtTAGGCCCGGAGCGGCGATGGCTGGACGGGCGagcgggtggcggcggggcgCAGGTGAGGGGAGCAACGGGAGGACGTGGTGGAAGAACGCCACCGTCTCGGGGAGCGGCACGCCACGGCGGAGCGCAAGGAGGCCGAGCGAGAGCTCCGGGGGCATTCTCATCCTGCTTCACGacggcgtcgaaggcgacgcTTCCCTTGGTGTCGACGGTGAGCGCGAGGATCTTCGAGCCGCCCTTCTCGTCTTGCCGGCCCATGCCGGGCGCGTACTGCGCGACGTGGATCGGGTTGTGGTTCAGCTCGCTctcgacctcctcctcgtcgtcgtcgtcgtcggccacctccgcctccggcaGCAACGCTAAGAGGAGGAGCAGGAAAGAACCCAATGAGTTGATCAAGAAGCCGCCAT TGCCGGGGCCTGGCAGTGATCAGGGGAAGGCGTCAATGTGCGGGCTGTACAACAGCAGCAGGGGCAGGGGCAGCGCGACGCAGTTCCAGAGCTCGGTGTTCTCCATGGAGGAGATCCTGCACACCACCAACAACTTCTCGCCGGCGCTCAAGATCGGCCAGGGCGACTTCGGCGCCGTCTACAGGGGCGTCCTCCCCGACGGCATCTTCGTCGTCGTCAAGTGCGCCAAGCTCCGGGCTCCGGGAGCGTTCTCACCCTGCTTCACGacggcgtcgaaggcgacgcTGCCCTTGGCGTTGACGGTGAGTGCGAGGATCTTCGAGCCGCTCTTCTCGTCGCGTCGGCCCATGCCGAGCGGGCACTGCGCGACGTGGATCTCCGGAAAGGCCCTGCCGTCACCGAAGTCCTCCGGCCACCGCGGCACGAACCCGCCACGCTTCCCGTACGACGGCACGGGCTTGGAGGGGCCCGaaggcttcgccgccgccgccgcgtcggacTGCGCCGACTCCCCGCCATACCGCTCTGGGCCTCacttgcgcgccgccgccgcccgctctcgccgcccgccgctcgcttccgccgcgcgccaccggccgaagggaagaaggggagagagagagaggagagagggaggaagaaggaaggaggactga
- the LOC9269624 gene encoding alpha-L-fucosidase 2, producing the protein MDGDGEWVWVRRPAEAEAVAAAAGWPTAEEEARPLEVVFASPSRYFTDAAPIGNGSLGALVWGGVASEKLQLNHDTLWTGGPGNYTNPKAPAVLSKVRDLVNRGQYAKATAVAYGLSGDQTQVYQPLGDIDLAFDEHVEDTNYKRNLDLRTATVNVSYTIGEVVHSREHFSSNPHQVIVTKISADKPGNVSFTVSLTTPLNHQIRVTNANEIIMEGYCPGERPTEYGNASDHPVGIKFSAILYLQMSGSNGTVEILNDKMLKLVGADSAVLLLAAATSFEGPFVNPSESKLDPTASALTTLTVARNMSYSQLKAYHVDDYQNLFQRVSLQLSRDSNDALGGNGLVNLPENSLQETSVSDYAVQMVECSRFQGFNNSGKPTVDRILSFRDDEDPSLVELLFQFGRYLLISCSRPGTQISNLQGIWNDETSPPWDAAPHPNINLQMNYWPALPCNLSECQEPLFDFIGSLSVNGAKTAKVNYEASGWVSHQVTDLWAKTSPDAGDPMWALWPMGGPWLATHLWEHYSYTMDKQFLEKTAYPLLEGSASFLLDWLIEGNGDYLETNPSTSPEHYFIAPDGRKACVSYSTTMDMSIIREVFSAVLMSSDILGKSDSDMVQRIKKAIPRLPPIKVARDGTIMEWAQDFQDPEVHHRHVSHLFGLYPGHTMSLEKTPDLCKAVANSLYKRGDEGPGWSTSWKMALWAHLHNSEHAYKMILQLITLVDPKHEVEKEGGLYCNLFTAHPPFQIDANFGFPAALSEMLVQSTGSDLYLLPALPRDKWPQGCVKGLKARGGVTINIRWEEGSLHEALLWSSSSQNSRIKLHYGDQVGTISVSPCQVYRFSKDLKCLKTWAL; encoded by the exons atggacggcgacggcgagtgggtgtgggtgcggcggccggcggaggcggaggccgtggcggcggcggcggggtggccgacggcggaggaggaggcgcggccgcTGGAGGTGGTGTTTGCGTCGCCGTCGAGGTACTTCACGGACGCGGCGCCCATCGGGAACGGCAGCCTCGGCGCCCTGGTGTGGGGCGGCGTCGCATCCGAGAAGCTACAGCTCAACC ATGACACTCTATGGACGGGTGGACCTGGTAATTATACAAACCCAAAAGCACCTGCAGTTCTTTCTAAAGTAAGGGACCTTGTTAACAGGGGACAGTATGCTAAAGCCACGGCTGTTGCTTATGGCCTATCTGGTGACCAAACACAG GTATACCAGCCTCTTGGTGATATTGATCTGGCCTTTGATGAACACGTGGAGGACACAAATTATAAAAGAAACCTAGATCTTCGAACAGCAACTGTTAATGTCTCTTACACCATTGGTGAGGTGGTCCACTCAAGGGAACACTTCTCATCAAATCCACATCAAGTCATCGTGACTAAAATATCTGCAGATAAACCTGGAAATGTCTCCTTTACAGTGTCTTTGACTACTCCATTGAACCACCAGATTCGTGTAACAAATGCAAACGAAATAATAATGGAAGGTTATTGCCCAGGAGAAAGGCCCACAGAATATGGCAATGCCTCTGATCATCCCGTTGGAATTAAGTTTTCTGCTATTCTCTATCTGCAGATGAGTGGTTCCAATGGCACTGTGGAAATATTAAATGATAAGATGCTGAAACTTGTTGGTGCCGACTCAGCTGTGTTGCTCCTTGCAGCTGCTACTTCATTTGAAGGGCCATTTGTCAATCCTTCGGAATCTAAACTGGATCCAACTGCATCTGCTCTGACAACACTAACTGTGGCAAGGAACATGTCATATTCACAGCTAAAAGCTTATCACGTGGATGATTACCAGAATCTTTTCCAGCGAGTTTCCTTGCAACTTTCACGAGACTCTAATGATGCCCTTGGAGGGAATGGTTTAGTTAATTTACCTGAGAATAGCTTACAGGAAACCTCTGTATCTGATTATGCTGTACAGATGGTAGAGTGCTCAAGATTTCAGGGGTTTAATAATTCAGGCAAGCCTACCGTAGACAGAATTCTAAGTTTTAGAGACGATGAAGATCCTTCTCTGGTGGAACTCCTGTTCCAATTTGGTCGTTATCTACTCATTTCTTGCTCAAGGCCTGGAACCCAGATTTCCAATCTTCAAGGAATATGGAATGATGAAACTTCACCACCATGGGA TGCAGCTCCCCATCCAAATATAAATCTACAAATGAATTATTGGCCGGCACTTCCTTGCAACCTTAGCGAATGCCAAGAACCACTATTCGACTTCATTGGATCTCTTTCAGTTAATGGAGCTAAGACAGCAAAA GTAAATTATGAAGCTAGCGGTTGGGTCAGTCATCAAGTGACTGACCTGTGGGCTAAAACATCACCAGATGCTGGTGACCCTATGTGGGCCTTATGGCCAATGGGTGGGCCATGGCTTGCCACACACCTGTGGGAGCATTACAGTTATACGATGGACAAA CAATTTTTGGAGAAAACAGCATATCCCCTTTTGGAAGGGTCTGCATCATTTCTGTTGGACTGGTTGATTGAGGGAAATGGAGATTATTTGGAGACCAATCCTTCCACTTCTCCAGAGCATTATTTCATTGCTCCAGATGGTAGGAAGGCCTGCGTGAGCTACTCAACAACTATGGACATGTCAATTATAAGAGAAGTTTTCTCAGCTGTTCTTATGTCTTCAGAT ATTTTAGGAAAGTCAGACTCAGACATGGTTCAGAGAATCAAAAAAGCAATACCAAGGCTCCCACCAATAAAAGTTGCAAGAGATGGTACAATCATGGAGTGG GCACAGGATTTTCAGGATCCTGAAGTTCACCACAGACATGTATCTCACCTGTTTGGTCTTTATCCAGGACATACTATGTCACTTGAGAAAACACCTGACCTTTGCAAAGCCGTTGCAAATAGTCTCTATAAAAGAG GTGATGAAGGTCCTGGGTGGTCCACTTCCTGGAAGATGGCCCTTTGGGCCCATCTTCATAACAGTGAGCATGCATATAAAATGATTCTTCAGCTGATCACTTTGGTAGATCCAAAACATGAGGTTGAAAAGGAAGGAGGCCTATACTGCAATCTGTTCACAGCACACCCACCTTTCCAAATTGATGCAAATTTTGG ATTCCCTGCTGCACTGTCAGAAATGCTGGTACAGAGCACCGGGAGCGACTTGTACTTGCTCCCTGCCTTACCCCGTGATAAGTGGCCTCAAGGTTGTGTGAAAGGTCTCAAGGCCCGAGGCGGTGTGACCATCAACATCAGGTGGGAGGAAGGTAGCCTCCATGAAGCTCTGCTTTGGTCCAGCAGCAGCCAGAATTCACGTATCAAGCTGCACTATGGAGATCAGGTTGGGACGATCAGTGTCTCGCCTTGTCAAGTTTACAGGTTCAGCAAGGATCTGAAGTGCTTGAAGACTTGGGCTCTCTGA
- the LOC4348352 gene encoding protein OPAQUE1, whose product MSYRKGSKVWVEEKGEGWVEAEVVEVKDRAIVMLTSHRKKITVLAEKCLPRDTDEDLGGGHVDDMTKLTYLNEPGVLYNLKRRYALNEIYTYTGSILIAVNPFTRLPHLYNEYMMEQYKGVRLGELSPHVFAVADASYRAMVNDSRSQSILVSGESGAGKTETTKFIMQYLTYVGGRAAIDDRTVEQQVLESNPLLEAFGNAKTVRNDNSSRFGKFVEMQFDANGRISGAAIRTYLLERSRVVQINDPERNFHCFYQLCASGKDAELYKLGHPGSFHYLNKSKTYELEGTNNEDEYWKTKRAMDIVGISRNDQDAIFRILAAILHLGNIEFSPGKEIDSSKIKDPTSNFHLQMAAKLFMCDPDLLVSTLCTRAINTLEGAIIKALDCSAAAANRDALAKTVYARLFDWLVENINKSIGQDVDSKVQIGILDIYGFESFKNNSFEQFCINFANEKLQQHFNEHVFKMEQEEYKSEKIDWSYIEFIDNQDVLDLIEKKPIGIIALLDEACMFPKSTHETFATKMFRNFSSHHRLEKTKFSETDFTISHYAGKVTYQTESFLEKNRDYIVAEHCNLLSSSRCPLVSGLFGTLPEESLRSSYKFSSVASRFKQQLQALMETLNSTEPHYVRCVKPNSVNQPQIFENQSVLHQLRCGGVLEAVRISLAGYPTRRTYAEFVDRFGVLVPELMLGSYDERALTKGILEKMKLDNFQLGSTKVFLRAGQIAILDMRRAEVLENAARHIQGRFRTFITRKEFVKTREASISIQAYCRGCLARKKYMVKRETAAAIIVQKYVRRWRLHRTYQQSHSAALLIQSCIRGFIARHYFSVIKEQKAALVIQSLWRKRKVIILFQQYRQATVAIQCAWRQKVARRELRRLKMAANEAGALREAKNKLEKKLDDLTLRLTLERRLRAAGEEAKSVEILKRDKLIESLSAKCAAAKSAAQSEHDKNLLLQRQLDDSLREITMLRSSKIMTAEAERENSNLKNLVESLSKNNSSLEYELTSARKGSDATMKKLKDVEGKCNHLQQNLDKLQEKLTNMENENHVLRQKALNMSPLNNMPMTTKAFPQKFATPIGLPNGEQKHGYETPPPAKYLASLPQSLTRSRRTRMPVERQEENHEILLRCIKENLGFKDGKPVTACIIYSCLLHWRAFESERTAIFDHVIEAINNVLKGEEADGRLPYWLSNTSSLLCLLQKNLRSNGLFATPSRRSGGTLGIGDKIVQTLRSPSKLMGRSDNLGQVDARYPAILFKQQLTACVEKIFGQLRDNLKKEISPLLSVCIQAPKSSRAQPGKATKSPGIGAQPPSNSHWDNIVKFLDLLMDTLHENYVPSFFIRKLITQLFSFINIQLFNSLLLRRECCTFSNGEYVKAGLSLLEKWITDATDEFAGTSMHELNYIRQAVGFLVIHQKRKKKLEEIRNELCPNLSVRQIYRICSMYWDDKYNTQGISNEVVSAMREEVNKDTQNLVSNSFLLDDDLCIPFSTEDLSIAIPAIDYVDIELPESLHHYASVQLLLKHHDPQPV is encoded by the exons ATGAGCTACCGGAAGGGGTCGAAGGTGTGGGTGGAGGAGAAAGGGGAGGGGtgggtggaggcggaggtggtggaggtgaagGACAGGGCCATCGTCATGCTCACCAGCCATCGGAAGAAG ATTACAGTTTTGGCAGAGAAGTGTCTGCCCAGGGACACAGATGAAGATCTAGGTGGGGGGCATGTCGATGACATGACCAAACTGACTTATCTTAATGAACCAGGTGTTCTATACAATTTGAAGAGAAGATATGCATTGAATGAGATATAT aCATACACTGGAAGCATCTTGATTGCTGTTAATCCATTCACGAGGCTTCCTCACCTGTACAATGAGTACATGATGGAGCAATACAAGGGTGTCCGACTAGGGGAGTTGAGTCCACATGTTTTTGCAGTAGCTGATGCATCATACAG GGCTATGGTGAATGATTCCCGGAGCCAGTCAATCCTGGTTAGTGGTGAAAGTGGCGCTGGCAAGACTGAGACAACAAAGTTTATCATGCAATATCTTACGTATGTTGGTGGTAGAGCTGCTATTGACGATCGAACTGTTGAACAGCAGGTTCTTGAA TCTAACCCTCTTCTGGAGGCATTTGGCAATGCAAAAACAGTTAGAAATGACAACTCAAG CCGGTTTGGCAAATTTGTGGAGATGCAATTTGATGCAAATGGTAGAATATCTGGGGCTGCTATTAGGACCTATCTTTTGGAAAGGTCCCGTGTTGTGCAGATTAATGATCCTGAAAGAAATTTTCATTGCTTTTATCAGTTATGTGCGTCTGGAAAG GATGCAGAACTGTACAAGCTTGGTCACCCAGGGAGTTTCCATTACTTGAATAAAAGTAAGACATATGAATTGGAAGGAACAAATAATGAAGACGAGTACTGGAAGACAAAAAGGGCAATGGATATTGTCGGAATTAGCAGAAATGATCAG GATGCTATATTTCGGATACTGGCAGCCATTCTTCATCTTGGCAACATTGAGTTTTCTCCTGGAAAGGAAATTGATTCTTCAAAAATTAAGGATCCAACATCAAATTTTCACCTTCAAATGGCAGCCAAACTATtcat GTGTGATCCAGATCTGTTGGTCTCAACTCTATGTACACGCGCCATTAACACTCTCGAAGGAGCAATTATAAAAGCATTAGACTGTTCTGCAGCAGCAGCTAATCGTGATGCTCTAGCAAAGACTGTATATGCAAGACTATTTGACTG GCTTGTTGAGAATATTAACAAATCTATTGGTCAAGATGTTGATTCCAAAGTACAAATTGGTATCTTGGATATTTATGGTTTTGAGAGCTTCAAAAATAACAG TTTTGAGCAATTCTGCATCAACTTCGCCAATGAAAAGCTTCAGCAACATTTCAATGAG CATGTATTCAAGATGGAACAGGAGGAGTACAAAAGCGAGAAAATCGATTGGAGCTACATTGAATTTATTGATAACCAAGATGTTTTGGATTTAATCGAAAAG AAACCGATTGGAATTATTGCACTGCTGGATGAAGCTTG CATGTTCCCAAAATCTACTCATGAGACCTTTGCAACAAAGATGTTCAGGAATTTCTCTTCGCATCATAGGCTTGAGAAGACAAAATTCTCGGAGACAGATTTTACTATCTCCCATTATGCTGGGAAG GTGACGTATCAAACAGAATCATTTTTGGAGAAGAATAGAGATTATATTGTTGCAGAGCACTGCAATCTTTTATCTTCGTCAAGATGCCCTTTAGTTTCTGGACTTTTTGGTACATTACCAGAAGAATCTTTGAGATCGTCGTACAAGTTCTCATCAGTTGCTTCAAGATTTAAG CAACAACTTCAAGCCCTCATGGAAACCCTCAACTCGACAGAGCCTCACTACGTACGCTGCGTGAAGCCTAACTCTGTTAATCAGCCTCAGATTTTTGAAAATCAGAGTGTCCTGCATCAACTACGCTGCGGA GGTGTTTTAGAGGCTGTTCGCATCAGTCTTGCTGGCTATCCTACCAGAAGGACTTATGCTGAATTTGTTGACCGGTTTGGTGTTCTGGTTCCCGAGTTGATGCTTGGAAG TTATGATGAGAGGGCATTGACAAAGGGAATTCTTGAAAAGATGAAGCTTGATAATTTTCAA CTTGGTAGCACTAAGGTTTTCCTTAGAGCTGGTCAAATCGCAATTTTAGATATGCGTCGTGCTGAAGTTTTGGAGAACGCTGCACGCCACATTCAAGGTCGTTTCAGAACATTCATTACACGCAAAGAGTTTGTGAAAACAAGGGAGGCTTCAATTTCTATACAAGCATATTGCAGAG GCTGTTTGGCAAGGAAGAAGTATATGGTTAAAAGAGAAACAGCGGCTGCTATAATTGTTCAAAAATATGTCAGGAGATGGCGGCTTCATCGGACTTACCAGCAATCTCATTCAGCAGCTCTTCTTATTCAATCCTGTATTCGAGGATTTATCGCTCGCCATTATTTCTCAGTTATCAAAGAGCAGAAAGCTGCTTTGGTGATACAG TCCTTGTGGAGAAAACGGAAGGTTATCATTCTTTTCCAACAATACAGGCAAGCCACTGTGGCAATTCAGTGTGCTTGGAGACAGAAAGTTGCAAGAAGAGAACTAAGGAGACTCAAAATG GCTGCAAATGAAGCAGGTGCACTGCGTGAGGCGAAGAATAAACTTGAGAAAAAGTTGGATGATCTTACTCTGAGACTAACTCTGGAAAGGAGACTGCGG GCTGCTGGTGAGGAAGCGAAGTCAGTAGAAATATTAAAGCGCGACAAACTGATAGAATCATTAAGTGCCAAATGTGCTGCTGCCAAGTCGGCTGCTCAAAGCGAACACGACAAAAATCTGCTACTCCAGAGGCAGTTGGATGATTCATTGAGAGAGATAACTATGTTGCGGAGTAGCAAGATTATGACAGCAGAAGCAGAAAGGGAGAACTCCAATCTGAAG AACTTAGTTGAATCATTGTCAAAGAATAATTCATCACTTGAATATGAACTCACCTCAGCTCGTAAAGGTAGTGATGCTACGATGAAGAAATTGAAAGACGTAGAGGGAAAATGCAACCATCTCCAGCAAAATTTGGACAA ATTGCAGGAAAAACTTACAAACATGGAAAATGAAAATCATGTTCTTAGGCAAAAGGCATTAAACATGTCTCCGTTGAACAATATGCCCATGACTACAAAGGCTTTTCCTCAG AAATTCGCTACACCGATTGGGCTTCCAAATGGCGAGCAGAAGCACGGATAT GAAACACCACCACCAGCAAAATATCTCGCTTCACTTCCACAGAGTTTAACTAGATCAAGGAGAACCAGGATGCCTGTTGAAAGGCAGGAG GAAAATCATGAAATCTTATTACGATGCATAAAGGAAAATCTAGGATTCAAGGATGGTAAACCAGTCACCGCATGCATTATCTACAGTTGCCTTTTACACTGGCGTGCTTTTGAATCTGAGAGGACTGCTATTTTTGATCATGTCATTGAAGCCATAAATAATGTTCTCAAG GGGGAAGAGGCTGACGGTAGATTACCTTATTGGTTGTCCAATACCTCTTCATTGCTATGCCTTCTGCAGAAGAATTTACGGTCAAATGGATTATTTGCTACACCATCCCGCAGGTCTGGTGGAACTCTAGGGATTGGTGACAAGATAGTGCAA ACACTCAGATCTCCTTCAAAGCTTATGGGACGCAGTGATAATCTTGGACAAGTGGATGCTCGGTATCCAGCCATATTATTCAAACAGCAACTAACTGCGTGTGTTGAAAAGATTTTTGGGCAACTTAGGGATAATCTGAAAAAGGAAATATCACCACTTCTTAGTGTCTGCATTCAG GCTCCAAAATCATCACGTGCACAGCCTGGAAAAGCAACCAAATCACCTGGGATTGGTGCTCAACCACCATCAAACTCCCATTGGGACAATATTGTCAAATTTCTTGACCTGCTTATGGACACTTTACATGAAAATTAT GTGCCATCATTCTTTATACGTAAACTTATCACTCAGCTATTCTCTTTTATCAATATACAGCTTTTTAACAG ccttcttcttcggcgtgaaTGCTGTACTTTCTCCAATGGGGAATATGTCAAAGCCGGTCTGTCATTGCTGGAGAAATGGATTACTGATGCCACGGATGAG TTTGCAGGAACATCTATGCATGAGCTAAATTATATCAGACAAGCTGTCGGATTTTTG GTCATACAtcaaaaaaggaagaagaagcttGAGGAGATTAGGAACGAACTTTGCCCG AACTTGAGTGTACGCCAAATATACAGGATATGCTCAATGTACTGGGACGACAAATACAATACCCAAGGAATATCAAATGAG GTTGTTTCTGCAATGAGGGAGGAAGTAAACAAAGATACTCAGAATCTCGTATCAAATTCCTTTTTATTAGATGACGACTTATG TATACCGTTTTCTACAGAGGATTTGTCAATTGCCATCCCTGCAATAGATTATGTAGATATAGAACTTCCAGAATCTCTTCATCACTATGCATCAGTACAGCTCCTACTCAAGCATCATGATCCACAGCCTGTCTAA